One Watersipora subatra chromosome 4, tzWatSuba1.1, whole genome shotgun sequence genomic window carries:
- the LOC137394280 gene encoding uncharacterized protein — translation MIDMFGPYLVRGEVQKRASGKVYGRLFTDTTSRAVHIEPAFAYDTEPFFMALQMFTTLIGADKQLVMWKELSKESIYKLSANNGTTWKFSPADSPLRQEVANILNERLLGTLPSVDSMINILKLHVQLIGRPFIANPSGWSQANSANSRLRLQDKIYNEFWARWQEQYAPTMVSMGLTAPVVTEKRILNGSKRDRLPKAK, via the exons ATGATTGATATGTTCGGCCCATATCTCGTACGTGGAGAGGTGCAAAAGCGAGCATCGGGTAAAGTGTATGGCAGACTTTTTACAGACACGACCTCCAGAGCTGTGCACATTGAACCAGCATTTGCCTATGACACAGAGCCCTTTTTCATGGCTCTTCAAATGTTCACAACT CTCATTGGAGCGGACAAACAGCTAGTCATGTGGAAGGAACTGAGCAAAGAGAGTATTTACAAGTTGAGTGCGAACAATGGTACTACATGGAAGTTTAGCCCGGCTGACAGCCCCTTGCGCCAAG AAGTTGCCAACATACTGAACGAACGACTCCTTGGAACACTGCCTTCCGTGGACTCCATGATAAACATCTTGAAACTACATGTTCAACTCATTGGGAGACCCTTCATAGCCAATCCAAGTGGCTGGTCCCAAGCCAACAGTGCAAATTCCCGACTGCGTCTACAGGACAAAATCTATAATGAGTTCTGGGCTCGGTGGCAAGAACAATATGCCCCTACCATG gtCTCtatgggtttaacagcaccggttgtcacagaaaagcgcatcctcaatggcagcaaaagggatcgactacctaaggctaaataa